Proteins found in one Sorghum bicolor cultivar BTx623 chromosome 1, Sorghum_bicolor_NCBIv3, whole genome shotgun sequence genomic segment:
- the LOC8058119 gene encoding uncharacterized protein LOC8058119, which produces MATASLAFGLPFPFPSASRPPPSRILAPPNPRRLPLRLAAAAARRFRPPTADDEPPEAAEDSSHGLTRYDQLARSVERARSRQPEITPDNPLFTSPSPAGGGGGGNYDPDDEFFDEIDRAIAEKREEFTRRGLIKPSPASPPPSSQSQPEDEDLADELSPEEVIDLDEIRKLQGLSVVSVADEEDEEVEGREDEDGDDGLPLNEDGEGFDVAEELGLEGARMRQPAFRMTLAELLDESKLVPVAVTGDQDVALAGVQRDASLVAAGDLFVCVGEDGLAGLTEADKRGAVAVVADQDLNIEGTLACRALVIVDDILAALRVLPACLYRRPSTDMAVIGVTGTDGVTTTTHLVKAMYEAMGVRTGLVGVLGAYAFGSNKLDARPDASSDPIAAQKLMATMLHNGTEAVVLETATDGIPPSGVGSEIDYDIAVLTNVRHTDGEDGMTYEQYMSSMASLFSRMVDPDRHRKVVNIDDPCAPFFAAQGGHDVPVVTYSFENKKADVHTLKYQLSLFETEVLVQTPHGILEISSGLLGRENIYNILATVAVGIAVGAPLEDIVRGIEEVDAIPGRCELIDEEQAFGVIVDHARTPEALSRLLDGVRELGPRRIVTVVGCCGEKERGKRPVMTKIAADKSDVVMLTSDNPANEDPLDILDDMLAGVGWTMEEYLKYGANDYYPPLPNGHRLFLHDIRRVAVRAAVAMGEQGDVVVITGKGNDTYQIEGDKSEFFDDREECREALQYVDQLHRAGIDTSEFPWRLPESH; this is translated from the exons ATGGCCACGGCGTCCCTCGCCTTCGgcctccccttccccttcccctccgCCTCCCGCCCTCCGCCTTCCAGAATCCTAGCCCCTCCCAACCCCCGCCGCCTCCCCCTACGcctcgccgccgcggccgcacGACGGTTCCGCCCGCCCACCGCCGACGACGAACCTCCTGAGGCCGCGGAGGACTCTTCCCACGGCCTCACCCGCTACGACCAGCTCGCGCGCAGCGTGGAGCGCGCCCGGAGCCGCCAGCCGGAGATCACCCCCGACAACCCGCTCTTCACGTCCCCCTCCCCggccggaggcggcggcgggggcaaCTACGACCCCGACGACGAGTTCTTCGACGAAATTGACCGCGCCATCGCCGAGAAGCGGGAGGAGTTCACTCGGCGCGGACTCATCAAGCCGTCCCCtgcttcgccgccgccgtcgtcgcaaTCGCAGCCGGAGGACGAGGACCTCGCCGACGAGCTCTCCCCTGAGGAGGTGATCGATCTCGATGAGATTCGGAAGCTTCAGGGACTCAGTGTTGTATCCGTGGCggacgaggaggatgaggaggtgGAGGGGCGCGAGGACGAGGACGGAGACGATGGATTGCCGCTCAACGAGGACGGGGAAGGCTTTGATGTTGCCGAGGAGCTCGGCCTCGAGGGGGCTAGGATGCGGCAACCGGCCTTCCGGATGACGCTGGCTGAGCTCCTTGACGAGAGCAAGCTCGTCCCGGTGGCCGTGACGGGCGACCAGGACGTCGCGCTCGCAGGGGTGCAGCGCGACGCCAGCCTGGTGGCGGCGGGCGACCTCTTTGTGTGCGTGGGAGAGGACGGGCTCGCGGGGCTCACCGAGGCCGACAAGCGTGGGGCCGTTGCCGTCGTAGCTGATCAAGACCTCAACATCGAGGGCACCCTGGCCTGCCGCGCGCTGGTCATCGTGGACGACATTTTGGCCGCATTGCGCGTGCTCCCTGCCTGCCTCTACAGGCGTCCGTCGACGGACATGGCTGTCATAGGTGTCACTGGCACAGATGGCGTAACTACCACTACTCACCTCGTCAAAGCAATGTATGAGGCCATGGGGGTGAGGACTGGCTTGGTGGGCGTTCTTGGGGCCTATGCCTTCGGCAGCAACAAGCTTGATGCACGCCCTGATGCATCTAGTGACCCCATTGCTGCACAGAAGCTGATGGCGACAATGTTACACAATGGCACTGAGGCAGTTGTGTTGGAGACAGCCACTGATGGGATACCTCCATCTGGTGTGGGTAGTGAGATAGATTATGACATTGCTGTTTTGACTAATGTTAGGCACACTGATGGGGAGGATGGCATGACCTATGAGCAGTATATGAGCAGCATGGCCTCTCTGTTCTCCAGAATGGTGGACCCTGATCGCCATCGTAAGGTGGTGAATATTGATGATCCATGTGCCCCATTCTTCGCAGCACAAGGAGGGCATGATGTCCCTGTGGTGACATATTCGTTTGAGAACAAGAAAGCTGATGTGCACACTCTCAAATACCAGCTTTCCCTGTTTGAGACGGAGGTTCTAGTTCAGACGCCACATGGGATCCTCGAGATCTCCTCTGGGCTGCTTGGAAGAGAGAACATCTACAACATCCTTGCAACTGTGGCAGTTGGCATTGCAGTGGGTGCACCCCTGGAGGACATAGTCAGGGGCATAGAAGAGGTGGATGCGATCCCAGGCCGGTGTGAGCTAATTGATGAGGAGCAAGCCTTTGGGGTAATCGTTGATCATGCGAGGACACCAGAAGCTCTGTCGAGGCTTCTGGATGGTGTAAGGGAGCTGGGACCACGCCGGATTGTCACTG TTGTTGGATGTTGCGGAGAGAAAGAAAGAGGGAAGAGGCCAGTGATGACAAAGATCGCGGCTGATAAAAGTGATGTTGTCATGTTGACATCTGACAATCCAGCAAATGAAGACCCAC TAGATATCCTAGATGATATGTTGGCAGGAGTAGGGTGGACCATGGAAGAATACTTGAAATATGGTGCTAATGATTATTACCCACCCCTTCCAAATGGGCATAGGCTATTCCTACATGATATTAGAAGAGTTGCAGTGCGAGCTGCTGTTGCAATGGGCGAACAAGGTGATGTGGTG GTTATCACTGGCAAAGGGAACGATACTTATCAGATTGAAGGCGATAAAAGTGAGTTTTTTGATGACAGAGAAGAGTGCCGAGAAGCATTACAGTACGTTGATCAATTGCATCGAGCTGGAATAGACACCTCAGAGTTCCCTTggcg GTTACCAGAAAGCCACTGA